One stretch of Aigarchaeota archaeon DNA includes these proteins:
- a CDS encoding aspartate aminotransferase family protein: MPKFVTLPEEVNWEELIEMDKKYFLRPISTAKEYSPLPIARAEGAYLVTSENVKILDFMSVLHCANAGAYHPKIAQAIKEYADHFGYLYEGGFLEQMRPKVCKFLIEEAFKGDMARVGFGNSGSEAVEYALMIARVYAGKPYVVTRWYDYHGWTAGAVANTIIPYLRDLAITPTKPGEKPEIRTPVGGIVPYTAVAPPPHCYRCPLGQTYPDCKDRKGMLACINILKELILAHQPYVAAVITEIVQGSCGVFAPPPEYNPQLRQITKELGVLWIDDEVICGFGRTGPWFGYQNWDIKPDIVTFAKGVTSSHIPVGGVAISPELAKWFDERKWWHASTFASHPLGMAAAYATLTVYKEEKLIPDHAKKIGKRLEEGLKGIQDRHKSVGNVSGMGLIWGIELVKNKETKEPIFPQDRFYFWHEEGVKIPSKIVAVKCIERRLLVSTFAANNITLMPPLVVTEDEVDRAIDILDKAIEEVDKMI, encoded by the coding sequence ATGCCAAAATTTGTAACACTGCCTGAAGAAGTGAATTGGGAAGAGTTAATAGAGATGGATAAAAAATACTTCTTAAGACCGATCTCAACCGCAAAGGAATATTCTCCGCTGCCAATCGCAAGAGCGGAAGGCGCTTACCTCGTAACCTCGGAGAACGTCAAAATTTTGGACTTTATGTCGGTTCTACACTGCGCGAACGCAGGTGCCTATCATCCCAAGATAGCCCAGGCGATAAAGGAGTATGCCGACCACTTCGGCTATCTATACGAGGGTGGGTTCCTAGAGCAGATGAGACCGAAGGTCTGCAAATTCCTCATAGAGGAAGCCTTCAAGGGAGATATGGCCAGGGTCGGCTTTGGGAACAGCGGAAGCGAGGCTGTAGAATACGCTTTAATGATAGCCAGGGTATACGCAGGCAAACCTTACGTGGTTACCAGGTGGTACGACTACCACGGTTGGACTGCCGGTGCGGTAGCTAACACGATAATACCTTATCTGAGGGACTTGGCAATAACACCAACGAAACCGGGTGAGAAGCCAGAGATTAGGACACCAGTCGGCGGCATAGTTCCATATACTGCAGTAGCCCCACCACCCCACTGTTATCGATGCCCCCTAGGACAAACGTATCCTGACTGCAAGGATAGGAAAGGGATGCTGGCCTGCATTAATATACTCAAGGAACTGATACTTGCCCATCAACCCTACGTCGCGGCGGTCATAACCGAGATTGTACAAGGAAGCTGTGGTGTATTTGCTCCACCGCCCGAGTACAACCCGCAGCTAAGGCAGATAACGAAAGAGCTTGGAGTCCTCTGGATAGATGACGAAGTTATCTGTGGTTTCGGAAGGACAGGGCCTTGGTTTGGATACCAGAACTGGGACATCAAGCCCGACATCGTTACGTTTGCTAAAGGTGTAACGAGCTCTCACATACCCGTGGGAGGTGTCGCTATCAGCCCAGAGTTGGCTAAGTGGTTTGATGAGAGAAAGTGGTGGCACGCAAGCACGTTCGCATCCCATCCGCTCGGCATGGCTGCAGCTTACGCAACACTGACCGTGTACAAAGAGGAGAAACTCATACCAGATCACGCGAAGAAGATCGGCAAGAGACTCGAAGAAGGGCTCAAAGGCATTCAGGACAGACACAAATCTGTAGGAAACGTAAGCGGTATGGGACTCATATGGGGCATAGAGCTGGTAAAGAACAAGGAGACAAAAGAGCCGATATTCCCACAGGACAGGTTCTACTTCTGGCATGAGGAGGGCGTTAAGATACCGAGCAAAATCGTAGCCGTCAAGTGCATCGAGAGAAGACTATTGGTCTCAACGTTCGCCGCTAACAATATAACGCTGATGCCGCCGCTTGTCGTGACTGAAGATGAAGTTGACAGGGCCATCGACATACTAGACAAGGCCATCGAAGAAGTTGACAAAATGATATAA
- a CDS encoding saccharopine dehydrogenase NADP-binding domain-containing protein, whose protein sequence is MRILVLGGAGIIGSEVAENLVKYPDVDEVILGDILVDKAEKLASKIKKAKALKVDVTDRPSLIAQMQKADVVVGCVGPYYKFGVPILKAAVEAGVNFVDVMDDPLPSKEVLEDKALFDEAKRKNITVIIGLGSTPGLSNVLARYGASKLDEVENIDVSWIFTTAAGVASEAVTAHMFNVTSGKVLTYENGEWKEVVPMLDGREVQDFLELGNVEVYHIGHPEPVTIPRYIKAKNVTCKAGMVPGEVVEIYRMLNKLRLIQLEPINVKGLMISPRDFIIARFASLPMDVAMELFKFDAAEPLFEMRVAVSGKKGKNPTKYVYKFSDVGHEFATAISAVIGAIMLGRGQVKAKGVFAPEGCIDPEIFLKEIKESGVTLQESYQTLKEL, encoded by the coding sequence ATGCGCATACTCGTGCTAGGTGGAGCAGGAATAATAGGCTCTGAGGTAGCTGAAAACCTAGTAAAATATCCAGATGTAGATGAGGTAATCCTAGGGGATATACTCGTGGACAAGGCAGAGAAGCTGGCCAGCAAAATTAAGAAGGCTAAGGCTCTGAAGGTAGACGTAACAGACCGCCCATCATTGATTGCCCAGATGCAGAAGGCAGATGTAGTTGTAGGCTGTGTAGGACCTTACTATAAATTTGGCGTACCAATATTAAAGGCTGCGGTTGAGGCCGGTGTTAACTTTGTAGATGTGATGGACGACCCGTTACCTTCCAAGGAGGTTCTTGAGGATAAGGCACTTTTTGACGAAGCAAAGAGAAAGAACATCACCGTCATTATAGGTCTTGGCTCGACGCCAGGTCTTTCAAACGTTCTGGCAAGATATGGTGCGTCAAAACTTGACGAGGTTGAAAATATAGATGTATCTTGGATTTTCACGACGGCAGCCGGTGTCGCCTCGGAGGCAGTTACTGCTCACATGTTCAACGTTACCAGCGGAAAAGTACTGACGTATGAAAACGGAGAGTGGAAGGAAGTCGTACCGATGCTTGATGGAAGGGAGGTTCAAGACTTTCTTGAGCTCGGTAACGTGGAAGTCTACCATATAGGTCATCCAGAGCCCGTAACGATCCCGAGGTACATAAAGGCAAAGAACGTAACGTGCAAAGCCGGAATGGTGCCCGGCGAAGTAGTCGAAATTTACAGAATGTTAAATAAACTACGATTAATACAACTTGAGCCCATAAACGTTAAGGGCCTTATGATATCACCAAGGGATTTCATCATAGCGCGCTTTGCATCGCTACCGATGGATGTCGCGATGGAGCTTTTCAAGTTCGATGCCGCGGAACCTCTCTTCGAGATGAGGGTAGCGGTTAGCGGAAAGAAGGGCAAAAACCCAACAAAGTACGTATACAAATTCTCTGACGTAGGACACGAATTCGCCACGGCGATATCTGCTGTTATAGGTGCTATAATGTTAGGACGTGGCCAAGTGAAGGCAAAAGGTGTCTTCGCTCCAGAAGGTTGCATAGACCCAGAGATCTTCTTAAAAGAAATTAAAGAAAGTGGTGTTACGCTACAAGAGTCTTATCAGACTTTAAAGGAACTATGA
- a CDS encoding carbon-nitrogen hydrolase family protein translates to MAAIQAKPSGGLFTEKNLPRALELLDKAAKMEFDIAAFPEGYPSTGEKELCKKARDINSYIIATMLQKTQAGKYGSICILISPEGEVIGRQGKTTLLWVFEEGLFEPTDSLPLHNTKYGKLGILRCSEIIYPEPMSILTMMGADIVFVVSNWNANVIHLWHRIILVRSWENWMPIVGVNTAEWTKSRLVYADFELEPRYGGYSVIVVPEDVTNMDEFIVRPYGGENMFTEERLIKAKAGKDEEILVADVCLKLYSDFRWKVFFRNRKLKFNMLEKSF, encoded by the coding sequence GTGGCTGCAATACAGGCTAAGCCTTCAGGCGGACTTTTTACCGAAAAGAATCTACCCAGGGCGCTGGAGCTGCTTGATAAAGCGGCGAAGATGGAGTTTGATATAGCCGCGTTTCCAGAAGGATATCCGTCAACGGGCGAGAAGGAACTTTGCAAAAAGGCTCGCGATATAAACTCTTACATTATAGCCACGATGCTCCAAAAGACGCAGGCCGGAAAGTACGGAAGCATATGCATACTCATAAGTCCTGAAGGTGAGGTTATAGGTAGACAAGGCAAAACTACACTACTTTGGGTATTCGAAGAAGGTCTTTTTGAACCCACAGACTCTCTACCGTTACACAACACCAAATACGGTAAGCTAGGTATCCTAAGGTGCTCTGAGATAATCTATCCGGAGCCTATGTCGATACTAACTATGATGGGAGCCGACATAGTATTCGTCGTCTCAAACTGGAACGCGAACGTAATACATCTCTGGCATCGCATAATTTTAGTCCGCTCTTGGGAGAACTGGATGCCCATAGTAGGTGTTAACACTGCGGAATGGACTAAATCGCGACTAGTTTATGCAGACTTCGAATTGGAACCGAGGTACGGAGGGTACAGCGTCATCGTAGTACCCGAAGATGTAACTAACATGGATGAATTCATCGTAAGGCCTTATGGCGGCGAGAATATGTTCACGGAAGAAAGACTTATAAAGGCAAAAGCAGGCAAGGACGAAGAGATCTTGGTTGCAGACGTGTGCCTGAAATTATACTCAGACTTTAGATGGAAAGTATTCTTTAGGAATAGAAAGCTAAAATTCAATATGCTAGAAAAAAGTTTTTAG
- a CDS encoding radical SAM protein, which yields MPKIYVPHPKYPTVSITGSRCELKCDYCRGLVLRTMVQIESPDRLLLFCKRLKERGSIGCLISGGFNREGKLPFEPYIEAIRCVKRELDLTLSIHPGVVDKDDAIQLRDSGIDIIEFYLALSNSVLRNVMHTKLSKEDVLRALDIIYTYGPRYVSPHITVGSDYGKISWEYEAINALRDYDPYVLIFLILVPIEGTPMAHTRPPPINDLVSLFATAKKKLENTELVLGCMRVRGKYSQALESELIGKGLVDRIAVPYTSISEQVIEACCSLPNSIASKYAQK from the coding sequence GTGCCTAAAATATACGTGCCCCATCCAAAGTATCCTACAGTGTCAATAACTGGCAGTAGATGCGAACTGAAATGCGATTATTGTCGAGGGCTGGTCCTAAGGACGATGGTGCAGATAGAGAGTCCTGACAGGCTACTGCTTTTTTGTAAGAGGTTGAAGGAAAGGGGTAGTATAGGGTGTTTAATTAGTGGTGGCTTCAACAGAGAAGGTAAGTTGCCGTTTGAACCGTATATTGAAGCCATAAGATGCGTAAAGAGGGAACTAGACCTAACGCTTAGCATACATCCTGGCGTAGTAGATAAAGATGATGCAATCCAGCTAAGGGACTCCGGAATAGATATAATAGAATTCTACCTCGCTCTCAGCAACAGCGTTCTAAGGAACGTTATGCATACCAAACTAAGCAAAGAGGATGTGTTAAGGGCACTCGATATAATTTACACTTACGGTCCACGCTATGTCTCGCCTCACATAACAGTGGGCTCAGATTACGGCAAAATCTCCTGGGAATATGAGGCTATAAACGCATTGAGGGATTATGACCCTTACGTTTTAATATTTCTTATATTGGTACCGATAGAAGGTACGCCTATGGCCCATACCAGACCGCCCCCTATCAACGATTTAGTGAGCCTCTTCGCTACCGCTAAGAAGAAGTTGGAGAATACAGAACTCGTGCTAGGTTGTATGAGGGTTAGGGGTAAGTACTCTCAGGCCCTCGAAAGCGAGCTGATAGGTAAGGGCTTAGTCGACAGAATCGCCGTGCCTTATACATCGATTTCAGAACAGGTCATCGAAGCGTGCTGCTCTCTTCCGAACAGTATCGCATCAAAGTATGCACAAAAATAA
- a CDS encoding LLM class flavin-dependent oxidoreductase codes for MVEFGIHLTVLPVADLVRAGVLAEKYGFTSAWVPDHYTDMPPSGDKVDPWVTLSAIGVQTKNMKLATDVTDVIRAHPTKVAHIAATLDELTGGRVILGLGAGEAMNIAAYGLPWEDPETRVSRLKEAIEVIRLSWRSSRANPVSFEGKFYKLKNAWIDQVPVQKPSPPIYVGALGSPKSLRLVGEVADGWKPWLATPELYQKRLEIIKDAAKKAGRNFEAIDKIAFIYTAVTDDPSMRKAAVDAIKPEIIMLTHRKTLKELGFEVPVPETVDYSYQRAPPVEEVVEHPRKAAEAMPDKIAEKFLAVGTPDEVIAGIEKFLKAGAKNVVIKDLVGLYVTGDVKKLEEQIKLIGEKVIPYFKK; via the coding sequence ATGGTAGAGTTTGGTATACATTTAACCGTTCTGCCTGTGGCAGACCTGGTACGTGCTGGTGTACTAGCCGAAAAGTATGGTTTCACCTCTGCATGGGTTCCAGATCACTATACTGATATGCCACCTTCAGGTGATAAAGTTGACCCTTGGGTAACCCTTAGCGCTATAGGTGTACAAACAAAAAACATGAAACTTGCAACAGACGTGACGGATGTGATCAGGGCACATCCAACTAAAGTTGCACACATAGCCGCCACACTCGATGAGTTAACTGGTGGTAGGGTGATACTCGGACTCGGAGCCGGCGAGGCGATGAACATAGCGGCGTATGGTTTACCATGGGAAGACCCGGAAACAAGGGTTTCAAGATTGAAGGAGGCCATCGAGGTAATCAGGCTCTCATGGAGGTCTAGCAGGGCAAACCCGGTCAGCTTTGAGGGAAAGTTTTACAAGCTTAAAAACGCTTGGATAGACCAGGTTCCGGTACAGAAGCCTTCACCGCCCATTTATGTGGGTGCGTTGGGATCTCCTAAGTCTCTCAGGCTAGTGGGAGAAGTTGCCGACGGTTGGAAGCCTTGGCTCGCTACTCCGGAACTCTACCAGAAGAGGTTGGAGATTATAAAGGATGCCGCGAAGAAGGCAGGAAGGAACTTCGAGGCCATAGATAAGATCGCCTTCATCTACACTGCAGTAACCGACGACCCAAGTATGAGAAAAGCTGCGGTCGACGCTATAAAGCCAGAAATCATAATGCTGACACATAGAAAGACTTTGAAGGAGCTTGGATTCGAGGTTCCAGTACCAGAAACCGTAGACTACTCTTACCAGAGAGCTCCGCCCGTTGAAGAAGTTGTCGAGCACCCAAGAAAGGCTGCAGAGGCCATGCCAGACAAAATAGCTGAGAAGTTCTTAGCCGTAGGCACACCGGACGAGGTGATCGCAGGTATAGAAAAGTTCCTAAAGGCTGGAGCGAAGAACGTCGTCATAAAGGACTTGGTAGGTCTCTACGTAACGGGCGATGTCAAGAAGCTAGAGGAGCAGATAAAGCTCATAGGCGAAAAGGTAATACCTTACTTTAAGAAATGA
- a CDS encoding MFS transporter has product MSEHASFLRLLSISTFLIGLGISSGLYFIPIQAEILGASYVEIGALGFVRALPYIFLPALVGHFFAGINKAKLYLISPLMAAIFYILISIIESVPGIIAAQFLMGLSFVFYWPVGETMIASSSTAQNRVKAFAFYSVSWNAGFLLGPTIGGYVAEGFGIHAAFWLSLTILAAAIPTVLLLKPPKVVEQRNLDKNEGNEKFSLLRLSPFYGMLTIQSMVYATLLVIFPNYAWGLGISEFYVGTIFTVFSLARLLSFLVVGNTFRSQPRFAFTIASIFFAIPMLLIAYFPSLPVFYAAVAIYAATLSYFTSLLFNALTRNTPADKYGFVVGIYEGIFGLGFAFGPLLAGYVSENIGLRESFLLQAIMAFAMTCIAILSKVETNNKNKQI; this is encoded by the coding sequence TTGAGTGAACATGCATCGTTCCTGCGATTGCTCAGCATCTCCACATTCCTCATAGGCCTTGGTATATCTTCCGGTCTATATTTTATCCCAATACAGGCTGAAATCCTTGGTGCGTCTTACGTTGAGATAGGAGCGCTCGGCTTCGTGAGAGCCTTACCGTATATCTTCTTACCTGCCCTTGTCGGACATTTTTTTGCGGGTATTAACAAGGCCAAGTTATATCTGATCAGTCCTTTGATGGCCGCAATTTTTTACATACTCATCTCAATAATTGAGAGCGTACCTGGGATTATCGCCGCCCAGTTTCTGATGGGGCTGTCTTTTGTCTTCTACTGGCCCGTAGGAGAAACGATGATTGCCTCGAGCTCGACAGCTCAAAACAGAGTTAAGGCATTCGCGTTTTATAGCGTCTCATGGAATGCTGGCTTTCTACTCGGACCTACCATCGGAGGCTACGTAGCCGAGGGGTTCGGCATACATGCCGCATTCTGGTTATCATTGACAATATTGGCGGCCGCGATACCTACAGTCCTCCTGCTAAAACCACCAAAGGTCGTGGAACAGAGAAATCTGGATAAAAATGAGGGGAACGAAAAATTTTCCCTCCTCAGACTTTCCCCATTTTATGGTATGCTTACCATTCAATCAATGGTTTACGCAACACTGTTAGTGATATTTCCCAACTATGCCTGGGGTCTGGGAATAAGTGAGTTCTACGTCGGCACGATATTCACGGTTTTCAGCCTCGCCAGGTTGCTGTCATTTTTAGTAGTAGGGAATACGTTTAGGTCGCAGCCAAGGTTTGCCTTTACAATAGCATCAATATTCTTTGCTATCCCTATGCTCTTGATAGCTTACTTTCCGTCCTTGCCAGTTTTTTATGCCGCGGTCGCGATCTATGCCGCAACTTTAAGTTACTTCACGTCCCTACTTTTTAACGCTCTAACGCGTAACACACCTGCTGATAAGTATGGGTTTGTCGTAGGCATATACGAAGGGATTTTCGGTCTTGGTTTCGCATTTGGCCCGTTGCTGGCTGGGTACGTATCCGAAAACATAGGCCTACGGGAAAGTTTCCTACTCCAAGCAATCATGGCTTTTGCGATGACATGTATCGCCATCCTCTCAAAGGTCGAGACAAACAATAAGAATAAGCAGATATGA
- a CDS encoding uracil-DNA glycosylase, whose product MLNSLEELAAVIVSCKKCSRLVSYRSYVAENRPKRYSHEEYWAKPIPGFGDPNARLLVVGLAPAAHGGNRTGRMFTGDGSANTLMKALYSVGYASQPYSIHRDDGLKLRDAYLTAVVRCVPPKNVPSKEEIDNCSTYLKNELFILKNVKVIVSLGMIAFNTCVRVLSELGVRMSRPLPKFLHGAVYRLNGELFGRTVPLLVASYHPSRQNTQTGRLTQSMLNSIFKKARRLTFV is encoded by the coding sequence ATGCTAAACAGCTTGGAGGAGCTAGCAGCAGTAATAGTTTCGTGTAAAAAATGTTCTAGACTCGTATCGTATAGGTCTTATGTGGCAGAGAACAGGCCGAAGAGGTACTCACACGAAGAGTATTGGGCAAAACCCATACCCGGCTTTGGTGATCCTAACGCAAGGCTCTTAGTCGTCGGCCTTGCACCGGCTGCTCATGGAGGTAACAGGACTGGAAGAATGTTCACAGGTGACGGTTCCGCTAATACCCTGATGAAAGCGTTATATTCTGTAGGTTACGCATCCCAGCCTTACAGCATTCATAGAGACGATGGACTTAAGCTTAGAGACGCGTACCTCACCGCCGTCGTTAGATGCGTCCCGCCTAAGAACGTGCCTTCGAAGGAAGAAATCGATAACTGTTCAACATACTTGAAGAACGAGTTGTTCATTCTTAAGAACGTAAAGGTAATTGTCTCTCTCGGTATGATAGCGTTCAATACTTGCGTGAGAGTCTTATCAGAACTCGGCGTTAGGATGTCGAGACCTTTACCAAAGTTTTTACACGGTGCGGTTTACAGGTTGAATGGGGAGCTGTTTGGTAGGACGGTACCGCTGCTTGTTGCGTCTTACCATCCTAGCAGGCAAAACACGCAGACAGGTAGATTGACACAGAGTATGCTGAACAGCATATTTAAGAAGGCGAGGCGATTAACTTTCGTCTGA
- a CDS encoding MBL fold metallo-hydrolase, producing the protein MLRVERIVVGPLSSNSYLVYDPEINEGIIIDAGGDGDKIVALVDKTGVRVGYLCGTHAHFDHILAADYVKDVLGCKFLIHKDDAWLLEMAAKSAKKYIGDDVPKIAEPDGHLCDGHMLEVGQYILRVLHTPGHTPGSVSIVGDGVVFTGDTLFAGTVGRTDFLGGNAEQLADSLHKKLMSLPDDYVVYPGHGRSTTIGAERKNNPFIKLTKR; encoded by the coding sequence TTGTTACGCGTCGAAAGAATCGTTGTCGGACCGCTTTCAAGCAATTCTTACCTCGTATACGATCCTGAGATAAATGAGGGAATTATAATCGATGCCGGTGGAGACGGTGATAAGATAGTGGCGCTGGTGGATAAGACTGGCGTTAGAGTCGGCTACTTATGCGGTACGCATGCGCATTTTGACCACATACTGGCAGCCGATTACGTTAAGGATGTCCTCGGCTGCAAATTTTTGATACATAAGGACGATGCGTGGTTGTTGGAAATGGCCGCTAAGAGTGCAAAGAAGTACATAGGAGATGATGTCCCAAAGATAGCTGAGCCGGACGGGCACCTATGCGATGGGCATATGTTAGAGGTTGGTCAGTACATACTTAGAGTTTTACACACTCCTGGACATACACCCGGAAGCGTATCAATCGTTGGTGATGGTGTTGTGTTCACTGGTGATACACTATTCGCAGGTACAGTTGGTAGGACGGATTTTCTTGGCGGCAATGCCGAGCAGTTAGCAGATTCGCTACACAAAAAGTTGATGTCGTTGCCAGATGACTACGTGGTGTATCCTGGGCATGGAAGATCGACCACAATAGGTGCTGAAAGGAAGAACAATCCGTTCATAAAGTTGACTAAACGTTGA
- a CDS encoding translation initiation factor eIF-2B — translation MERGPESILKEIRNDVERGAAELTIRAMDAFIVLADSPHSRSAEELKRSVVMLARQIAESRPSMFSLRNAAFEVAFKFMEASRYVDNPYVLKELLKQIALSIFDEHKVAVERLRRFGRELLSGFSSVVTLSYSSSVLAILKEVGKSIKVYVAESRPLFEGRKMAAALAEAGIETVLTTDAAISYMLKGADAALVGADSIFVDGSFANKVGTFQLACASKFLGKPFYVVSTTWKALPTLEYPEEEHAAEEVMPPELSSTQKIKIRNPYFEVVPAELVTAYITEEGVLKPSQIVELIEARLKKYKEMEEAIYG, via the coding sequence TTGGAGCGAGGACCTGAGAGCATACTCAAGGAAATAAGGAACGATGTAGAAAGGGGAGCGGCAGAGCTTACGATTAGAGCTATGGATGCGTTTATCGTTTTGGCGGATTCCCCACACTCACGTTCTGCAGAAGAACTCAAACGTTCAGTTGTCATGCTGGCACGACAAATAGCAGAGTCTAGACCTTCAATGTTCTCCCTGAGGAATGCGGCGTTTGAGGTAGCATTCAAATTTATGGAGGCTTCGCGTTACGTAGATAACCCTTATGTCCTTAAAGAGCTACTCAAACAGATAGCCTTGTCGATATTCGATGAACATAAGGTCGCGGTCGAGAGGCTTAGAAGGTTCGGACGCGAGTTACTTTCTGGATTCAGCAGCGTTGTAACGTTAAGCTATAGCTCATCCGTATTGGCGATACTTAAAGAGGTTGGAAAGAGTATCAAGGTTTACGTAGCAGAATCTCGACCTCTCTTCGAAGGTAGAAAGATGGCTGCAGCTTTAGCAGAGGCGGGAATCGAGACGGTGCTAACAACGGACGCGGCGATTAGCTATATGTTGAAGGGGGCAGACGCAGCGCTCGTTGGGGCAGATTCTATCTTCGTGGATGGCTCTTTTGCGAATAAAGTCGGTACATTCCAACTGGCATGCGCATCCAAGTTCTTAGGAAAACCATTCTATGTTGTCTCCACTACGTGGAAAGCCCTTCCTACCCTAGAATATCCGGAAGAGGAGCATGCCGCTGAGGAAGTGATGCCACCAGAACTATCCTCTACCCAAAAGATAAAGATAAGAAACCCATATTTCGAGGTCGTGCCGGCGGAACTTGTAACGGCCTACATAACGGAGGAGGGTGTGCTAAAGCCGAGTCAGATTGTTGAGCTTATAGAGGCCAGGCTCAAAAAGTATAAGGAAATGGAAGAGGCCATCTACGGTTAA